GTCTGCAGCAACAGCTGCGGGGTCAGGCCGCGGCTGTGGAAGTTATGGTCGATCGACTGGCGAAAATGCATGCCGGCGGTGAGCAAGCCCAGCGGCAGTTCGGTCAGCTGTTGCCAGCTTAGGGGCTGCTCGTCGAAGCGGAAATGATCTGGATCATATAAAAGCCCCATGCGCGTCTCGCCCAGCGGCAGCGCCTGGAAGCGTTCGTGGTCGAGCCGGTCGAGGTATGACACGCCCAGGTCCAGCTGGTTGCTGGTCAGCTGTTCGAGGATCTGCTCGGAGCTCAGGGCGCTGAGTTCGAAGCGCAGTTCCGGGTGCTGCTGGTGCATGCGCCGTAACAATGGCAAGGGGTCGAAGCTCGACAACGGCACCACGCCCAGGCGCAGGGTACCGACCAGGTGGCCACGGCAGGCGGCCGCTTCGGCGTTCAGGCCATCGTAGGCGGCGATCACCGAGCGCGCCCAGGCCAGCACCCGCTCGCCCTGGGCGGTGAAACCCTCGAAGCGCTGGCCACGGTTGACCAGGGCCAGGTCCAGCTCTTGCTCCAGGTTGCGCAAGCGCATCGACAGGGTTGGCTGGGTCACGTGGCAGCGGGCGGCGGCCTGGCCGAAGTGGCGGGTTTCATCCAGGGCGATGAGGAATTTGAGTTGTTTGATGTCCATCGTCGCTCCACGGCGCAAAGCAGGCGAAGCATTCTAACCTGTCCTAGACTCCAGGCTCCGAGATTCATCACCAAGGAGAGCGGTATGAGCATTTTCAGTTTCGTCAAAGAAGCAGGCGAGAAACTTATCGACCTGTTGACCCCGGGTAATGCCAATGCCAGCGAGCAGTTGAAGGAGCATGTCTCCAAGGTAGGCTTGGGCAATCCGAACATTCAGACAACTGTCGAGGGCAGCAAGGTGACCGTCACCGGCGAGGTGGCGACCCAGGAAGAGAAGGAAAAAATCCTCCTGGCCCTGGGCAACATTGCAGGTGTGGAGTCGGTGGATGACCAGATCACCGTTACCGGCCCGGTTGTTGCGGCGGCCCGCTTCGTCGTGGTCAAGAAAGGCGACACCCTGAGCGCCATTTCCCTGGCCGTGTACGGCAATGCCAACCAGTACAACAAGATTTTTGAAGCCAACAAGCCGCTGCTCAGCCACCCGGACAAGATCTACCCGGGCCAGACCCTGCGCATCCCCGAGTAATCACAACCCTTCGAGCAACGCCCGGTAGTCGTCCACCGCGGCGAACTCT
This portion of the Pseudomonas sp. SORT22 genome encodes:
- a CDS encoding LysR family transcriptional regulator, with the protein product MDIKQLKFLIALDETRHFGQAAARCHVTQPTLSMRLRNLEQELDLALVNRGQRFEGFTAQGERVLAWARSVIAAYDGLNAEAAACRGHLVGTLRLGVVPLSSFDPLPLLRRMHQQHPELRFELSALSSEQILEQLTSNQLDLGVSYLDRLDHERFQALPLGETRMGLLYDPDHFRFDEQPLSWQQLTELPLGLLTAGMHFRQSIDHNFHSRGLTPQLLLQTDAVHQLAQAVSGGLCCAIMPLAAGLEALTERLRLQPIEQACTLAPLGLIMRRTAPRSALAEVCLGEYQALRGEA
- the lysM gene encoding peptidoglycan-binding protein LysM; protein product: MSIFSFVKEAGEKLIDLLTPGNANASEQLKEHVSKVGLGNPNIQTTVEGSKVTVTGEVATQEEKEKILLALGNIAGVESVDDQITVTGPVVAAARFVVVKKGDTLSAISLAVYGNANQYNKIFEANKPLLSHPDKIYPGQTLRIPE